TGCAATCTTGACCTAAAAAGGAGGAAAAGCATGCGAAGAAGGCCAGTTTataagaaagtaaaaaaatttcaatggaAATTTCTTTCATTTCAGTAAGTTTGCCACGAAGTAGAGCTATTTAAGCAAAGAAATGTTTAGCACTCCTAATACACTGGCTTCTCACTTTGACAGTTGCTTAATGttgttgagacaaaaaaaatctaCCAGAACGATAACATTCTCCCTATTAACTAGAAAATGTCCAGCCAACTTGTTGTTTTGATTGAATAATTGTGTAACAAATGATGTGCTTTAGTTTGGAGGTATCATTTTCCCAAGCTGCAAGTAAGCATATATTCTTATACCTACTTAAAACTCAACTGTATTAAAGTTACATTTTGACATTCTAAGAAATTTACCTGAACACCTGGAAGCAGTTTGCCGACAGTGCCAGCCTTCCGTTCCCCTCTTAAAGGATTTGCTATTGCCATAACGAACTGAAAATATCAAGCAATTAGGCCAACTATGAGAATTTTTCTAAACAACTTATCCAAGCACTTATTTTAGTAAATACAAAGCAAAATTAACTTACCTCAGTCATGCCATATCGCTCCAAAAGGCGATGTCCAGTGATGGTTTCCCATTGTTCCATGACAGGAAGAGGGAGTGCAGATGAGCCACACATCTGaagcaaatgaaagaaaatgttttAGGGCTCAAGTTCCACAGGCTTTACCAGCGGAATTGCATAAACATAAATACATTTCATTTAAGATCAGATTGATAGACGGATCATTCCTAGCTATATTGTtatcaaaacaaacaatatagggggaacaaaaaaaaaacctatggCACTAACCATAAGACGCAACTGTCTAGCAGCAGAGGCAGAAGAAGCTTTCAACTCTGCATCCATGGCTCCATAACCTTGGATCAATCGAGTATACATAGTCGGCACCTGTACATTTAATATAAAACGAGTTTAACAGAACCCTAACCTGAGAGTTTCAACTGTACAATCATCATGCTCCTAGAACCATGCAGTGCTAAATAAGTTGTGATCGGTGTACTACAGCTTGATTACGAAGGGTTCTTATTTCAGTATCTATGATTATTAACCTAAGGtaagaaacaataatataacAATCCTGCCCCAGAATAGATACAGCAATAcaattgccaaaaaaaaattacttttcaCGACATGAACAACTGTAAATGGCACTAAAAATaactagaaaaataaataatttcaaatCAGAGGTGTCAAAAAAAGCATCCAGCTGTGTAGAACTTGTCGTGTAATTCTATTAATCAAGATGAAAAATTTGACCATATATTTGACATGTATAACTAAAAGACAACTTACTCCTGTGAAAACAGTTATAGCATCATCAGCCTTGCTCCCATTTGTTGGATATGATTCACGCCATCTCTGCCAGATTCCACCGACACTAAATTTTTTCATAAACTCCACCTTCATAAGATGACTAGATAGATTAATCATAAAACCTAGAGTAATTAAACTTAACTATAATTGTTCAATAAAACACTAAGGCATTAAATCCATTTTGAGATATATCCAAGAAAAGTACTGTGGCTCCTGCATAGAGAGGGGCAAGTAACGAATTGAAAAGTCCATGAACATGTATACTATCGTTAAGGACAAACTGGGCAAAATGTAAACTGAGTATCATCAACACTATCTATTTTGCCAACCAAAATATTGGATTATTAAAAAGTATGCCACCCAATGGACATATCAAATAATGTTGGGGCAGCAACCAATATAAACCCGATGAGAAGGATATGATGCAGCGGAAGACAATGCAGAAATTTATCTGTAGATGTATACCCCCAGGCTTCAGCCAATATTTGAACCTGAAATTAAACAGTTTACAGCAAGGTTATGACCAAAAACAAAAGTTAGGAAGACGTGTAAATGTGTAACTAATATATGAAAGCCTCATTCAGTGGCATAAACTACCTCACACGCTCCTTCCAAATTAATGTATTTCAAGAGACTAAAAATCATATGAGTGTAGTGACAATTACATTCAGACATCTAGAAGATATCGTTATTGTTTTCCATAATGGAACACAGATTGACAAGATTATCAACGATAGTGGTACATTTCCATCCACAACCATCAAAGATTAGCACACTTCTAATTATTTACAATAAGCACAGTGTATATCATGCACTATTGTAGGAAATGCTCAGAGTTACGTGGTATTCAGCCATGGACCTGCGCACTAATGCCTCTGTGGGTATGAACAACTCCTTTAGGTTTCCCTGTTGTGCCACTAGTGTATACAATCAAAGCAGGAATCTCACCTGCATCATTGGAAATTAAAAAGATGTATGTGAACTGcagatacaatcatcaaaaggTAAGCAATCCACTTATCTTTAAGTTTTCCAACAAATCTCCATCAGACCCTTACCTGCATCTATTCCTCGAACTTCGCTATCATCACAGGCATTTATCTGTGAAGAAACATTAGCTACTGATGGAATGAGAGAACATTGAGCAGCACATTTACTAGCAATATTTTGCATTAGCTCATGTTGATCTTCAGTACTCAGAATCAAGGATATTTCCTACATCATACAAGATTCAGGTCACAGGAAATCAAAAAGTATTAGTGCGGAATGAAAATAATGCAGGATGGCATGGAGGAGAAAGTGTGATATAGGTTTCTTTTCGTCCTCAAAATTGCTATCATGTTATATCAAATCATAAACCTGCCATTTACCTTAAATAATCAGCTGACAATCAGTTACACAAAAATGAATCTGAATACTGGTAAACTATGTAATGAAGGAAACTACATAAATAGCACACGTCATGGAATACCGAATCATTCATCACGTGTAAGAGCTCAGACTCCGGGTAGCTGAGAGCGAGCGGAACTGCAACACCACCGCTAAACCAGGTCCCCAGTACTCCAGCAACAAACTCAGCTGAAGGTTTAGCCACGATTCCTACTCGTGCTCCATCAAGATTTCGCACTGAAGGACTTTCATGCTTGCTTTCTGTCTTCTGAATAATCAAATAGTCAGTCAAAGAGGTTTCTGACATCCATATATGAAGTACAGAGAAAACGATGCAGAAGTTTTTAATGATTTCATAGCAACatgcacaaaataaattttcagttaACGAGTGAAGTAAATTATTGATAGCATATTCGCATTCCCAACACTGCTTCAAATTGTACTGATAGATAATCATCTTATGAACAGAATATACTGTTTAAAATGTTGCAAAAGCACTAAACAAGTAAATTCCAACTCACGTTTTTAAAATTGGCATCATTCAAGAGATTTGATATCTTCCGCGCAGATGAAATCAGCTGCCCATAGCTGTAACTCTTATTGTCAGCTCTAATAGCAATGCTATCTTGAGCAGCAGCACCCTGCCGGTGCACTGCTTTAAGCACCTCCATAGATGCAACAGAAGGCGATGCTATGAAATGGATAAAAAGCACATTCTCAGGATTAGTTTAGCAACGTTGCATCAAATCTATAAGGTGTTAATCACCTTTAAAAATACGGATTCACATAGAGTCGATCAGTCATTTCAACAAACACCAAATCTACATGAATCAAACCACCCAAAATCTCCCCTCTCTAAAAAAACATTGACGAAACTCAACACTTACACGAGACGCGGCGAGACTGAGAAAAGCAGAACCTAGCGGAAGTTGGTGGTGGTGTACGAAGGGACAGTGAAGTGCATGAAGAGTAGGCAGAGGTGATGGTGTTGGTGTTGTAATGGAACATGTAGAAAGGCCTGTTAAGGTTGGTGAGAGACTTAAACGAGGAACACATGCGTGTAGGCTACCAATATGTGGACCTTGCTGttaaaatcagttttttttACACAAAGCTTCTTCTTTTGCAGATTTTACTCTGTGAAACGAAAAGAACGGAGCACAAGCATCAAGCATGCGTTGGACTTGGATTTGGAGAGAGGCGCGGGTGGAGTTGTTTGACCCAAAAACCCTTAAATTTATATCACATCAAAATAACTATTGATTAGAAATATCTCCTCAAtctatgtatatctatatgtatgtgacattaaaataaatatttattaaaaatacacGTATTATTTTAGTAAAAATACATTAAAGTAAGGGTGGTTTTTTCAGTTACGTGTGTCTCTTCCACTTTCTATTGACTAAAAACTAAAATCAAAACACTTGTCATTGTAGAAAACTTCAATTTCGATGCCACTTACTTTTTCTCGAGGCATCGAAATTGAACTACAATGACAAGTGTCTTGTGCGTCATGTAGGTCCTGAAACAGTTATGTTGTGCATGCCCTTTTTCTCTGTCCCAATGCTGTTGAGGCCTTTGCTGCCAACTCTAAAAGTCTTCATAAACTCTCTGTGTTGGGCTGATCTTTTCCAGAGGTTTGGGGTCTCCGTTTAAATAAGCTTGATTCATCTAGCCTAGGAGTATTGGCTGTGTTACTTCGTTTGATTTGGTTTAGACGTGATGCCATTATCCACGAAGGAAACTCTCTCCCTGAGGAGTTTCCTGTGCAGCCTAGGTGGTGTGTCCCGAGGTCAGGTTTTATGAAGCTTAATTTTGATGCTGCTGTTTGTGTGGAGCGTAACGTTTCTGGGTTTGGGAGCAATTTAGAAATGATCAAGGCTATTCTTTGGCAGCTCTTGTTGACTGGAGCCCAGTGGTTCTTTCTCCAACTTTGGCAGAAGCTTACTCGGCTCTAGCAGCTCTGCAGTTGGCGAAATATCTGAGGTTTAAAGCAATCCACCTTGAAGGTGATGCTTTACTAGTTAACAatgccggggggggggggggggggggggggggtgttatTGGGGCACTGTTGTGTTTCGTCTTCCCTGTGGGAAGAGAAGGTGTTCTTCCATTTTCAGGTCTTcgaccttaaaaaaaaaagtccatccCATTGTGATGAAAACCTTCAACTGACAACAGTATGATTCTCAATCTTTCCATAACAATTCCAACACAAATAGGATAAATAACAGCTACTATTGTTGGGGGGAatggggagggggagggggagggggagcgGGAGGGGGAGGGTGGGCGGGGGGAGAGATCATTGACCTCTCCACCTCGTCCACCAGGAGGAAGGTGTTCTAGTGCTTTGGGGAGGGGTGAGGATGTCGAGCATCATTTCCTTCTCTTTGGGTGTCAACGGAACCCCTCTAATAAGATTCAAAGCCATGATATGCACATTAGTCCTTTGCCTGTGCTTGTTGTAAGCCCATACTCCTGCAGCAGCACCTGCAACTAGAAGCTGTCCAAAGACGCAATGTTTCAGCATCACTTCAACTATATGAATTAGGGACTATTCTACGATACTCAAGTAGGCTCTTAAACTCACTGGTGATAGCCACACAGCAGCAGTCTGCATATCGAACTTCGGGGCATAAAGAACAGTCTCCCCATAATCATCTTCAAGTTTCTTATAAATTTCTTTGTCGGTCTTTCCGCCTCGAATCTCATCACGAATTAACTGCATCAAATCACACGGATTGATCAACAATGATAGATCATCAGGAAAACATGACGAGAATATAGATAGCGAGTGCAGACAAGGTGGCAGAAGATTAAATGGCTTTAACCTAATAGGGAGGTACAAGATTTACCCCAAATAGGCCAAAGGAAACAGCATTTGGGAGcataagaaattaaatggcaatTTGTGGAGGTAATTAAATACGGGAAATAAAAACACAGATACACACAAAACTATATAGGTGCAGTAaagtaaaacaaataaattaatcCATTCATCACCATTACAAAGCATTCGAAAGTACCATCATTCTGCGAGTACTGAAATAATTTTTCCACAGGAAACTGAGCAATTACAGAACCTCAAAAAGATTTTTCTTCGCGATTTGTTTACATACAATCATAATTGATCAAATATCACTGTGATGATAATCACAACCCATCAATATTGTAATATTTTAATGGATGACGATTGATGTACCTTCCTAAGGAGAATGGCAATATCTGCTTGAGAATCTTCAATGGACTGACTTCCACACTCAGTGCAGCGAACATTATGGCTGATGTTTCTTGCCCTAGCATCCACCAGCTGCCTCTGCTTCACCTCATCGTCTGTGCTCTGCATTCTCAATAATGTCTATCCCCTCAGTCCCAGAGCAACTGccataaacatcaaaaaaaGAATGTCACCAAAATATtacacacaaacaaacagacaaaaataaaaaaataaaataaaaaaatccaacGCCCAGCTCTCCCTTCGGCTTTTGggttcccttttctttttcctattaCTTTTCACGAGAATCTGAATGGCGCCCGTTGCCGCATCAAAATCAATGCATACCAGAACCAATTCATCAAAACCAATTCACCTTTTGAAAGTAAACAAAGGCGAATCCCTAATATTTGCATGCATAAATAGaaacagaaaaataattaaCTACTTGCCCAATTCCCCAAAAAActtacaatttcttttttcttctgttctACTTTGATGAAAAGGTTCAAATTTCATGAAATCAAACCTGATGAACAAAGCTTAACGAGAAATTCGCTCGTCGATTCTTCGTCAAACTCGCGTTCCACAAATTCGCTCAACCGAAACCCTAGGAGCACAGACTGCTTAAGAAGGTAACGGAGGCTAGCATCGCTAGCAGAGGAAAAGGCGTCACAACAGTTGGATCGGCAGAGAAACGGTGTGAAGTTTTTGGCGATGAAGAGACGTATTTTGCTGGAACAAGAAGACGGGCCGCGGGAGCGATCAATagaggagaaggaagaagaagatgcgcAAGAAAAAGCAAGACGGGCTTTTTTGATGGGTACTTCGTAGGCTGGGTTTATTTTACTGGGCTTGGGCTCAAATATGGCCCATTCTTTACAAGACGTCAAAAATACTCTCTTCAAGTCCAGCCGAATCCGACCGAATTGGAGCCGAATCCCAGCGGAATCGGAACACGATGGGTCCGTGAAACTATGAGCTCTTATTGAACTTGGAAATTTCCATGTATAAGTGTTTTCCTAGAATGGGGGTGCTTTGGAAGTTTGAAGAATAGGAGCCGGAAATTATTTTCTGGATAAGTTGGAGAAACTGGAAAATTTAAGCAGAAACTTAGTAAAACTTCATAAAGAACCGGTATTATTGGGTAGGcagaaagattttttttaattgattcaATCCTAGGTTTATGTTattctttcaagttttgttagtGATGGGGGGCATGTGGTAGGTTAGCATAAACTTTATCAACCATAGCTCATCCAATTAATTTCAATCATACTTTTTATGGAGCCTTGTGCTTTAATTTTCCTATAGGTCAGATCATGTTTCCTGTTCCAACAAACTTTCATGTGTATGCCCACATATATgttaaaaaaaccataaaaac
This genomic stretch from Tripterygium wilfordii isolate XIE 37 chromosome 22, ASM1340144v1, whole genome shotgun sequence harbors:
- the LOC119990383 gene encoding malonate--CoA ligase-like isoform X1, coding for MCSSFKSLTNLNRPFYMFHYNTNTITSAYSSCTSLSLRTPPPTSARFCFSQSRRVSSSPSVASMEVLKAVHRQGAAAQDSIAIRADNKSYSYGQLISSARKISNLLNDANFKNKTESKHESPSVRNLDGARVGIVAKPSAEFVAGVLGTWFSGGVAVPLALSYPESELLHVMNDSEISLILSTEDQHELMQNIASKCAAQCSLIPSVANVSSQINACDDSEVRGIDAGEIPALIVYTSGTTGKPKGVVHTHRGISAQVQILAEAWGYTSTDKFLHCLPLHHVHGLFNSLLAPLYAGATVEFMKKFSVGGIWQRWRESYPTNGSKADDAITVFTGVPTMYTRLIQGYGAMDAELKASSASAARQLRLMMCGSSALPLPVMEQWETITGHRLLERYGMTEFVMAIANPLRGERKAGTVGKLLPGVQVKIADDESATDATAGGELCIKSPSLFKEYWKLPEVTKESFTHDGFFRTGDAGRMDEDGYYIILGRTSADIMKVGGYKLSALEIESVLLEHSAVAECCVLSLADKDYGEAVCAIIVPEAEAKTRRQKESKPVITLEELSSWAKEKLAPYKLPTKLLVWDSLPRNAMGKVNKKELKKSLAGQQ
- the LOC119990383 gene encoding malonate--CoA ligase-like isoform X2, with the translated sequence MCSSFKSLTNLNRPFYMFHYNTNTITSAYSSCTSLSLRTPPPTSARFCFSQSRRVSSSPSVASMEVLKAVHRQGAAAQDSIAIRADNKSYSYGQLISSARKISNLLNDANFKNTESKHESPSVRNLDGARVGIVAKPSAEFVAGVLGTWFSGGVAVPLALSYPESELLHVMNDSEISLILSTEDQHELMQNIASKCAAQCSLIPSVANVSSQINACDDSEVRGIDAGEIPALIVYTSGTTGKPKGVVHTHRGISAQVQILAEAWGYTSTDKFLHCLPLHHVHGLFNSLLAPLYAGATVEFMKKFSVGGIWQRWRESYPTNGSKADDAITVFTGVPTMYTRLIQGYGAMDAELKASSASAARQLRLMMCGSSALPLPVMEQWETITGHRLLERYGMTEFVMAIANPLRGERKAGTVGKLLPGVQVKIADDESATDATAGGELCIKSPSLFKEYWKLPEVTKESFTHDGFFRTGDAGRMDEDGYYIILGRTSADIMKVGGYKLSALEIESVLLEHSAVAECCVLSLADKDYGEAVCAIIVPEAEAKTRRQKESKPVITLEELSSWAKEKLAPYKLPTKLLVWDSLPRNAMGKVNKKELKKSLAGQQ
- the LOC119991948 gene encoding cytochrome c-type biogenesis CcmH-like mitochondrial protein, coding for MQSTDDEVKQRQLVDARARNISHNVRCTECGSQSIEDSQADIAILLRKLIRDEIRGGKTDKEIYKKLEDDYGETVLYAPKFDMQTAAVWLSPLLVAGAAAGVWAYNKHRQRTNVHIMALNLIRGVPLTPKEKEMMLDILTPPQSTRTPSSWWTRWRGQ